Proteins found in one Amycolatopsis aidingensis genomic segment:
- a CDS encoding universal stress protein, with product MSGTSLGAVVVGVDGSDSAMQAVRWAAAEAARRNRELRLVHALDDAPAAYYLPSPMREDLRADLRQRGEALLATAHAVAREAVPGLSPRVELREGRVAEALREATESAALLVLGTEGLRPLGRMLVGSASVALAAHAACPVVLVRAHVGDEQPPVSGPVVVGVDGSPAGEQAIAIAFEEASLRGAPLVAVHVWDETFLAAVFEQTRLRMDLPAVEERAWELLAERLAGWQEKYPDVTVHRELRRGAPADELLAMADRALLLVVGSRGRGGLAGLLLGSTSQAVMSYALCPVIVARGTTDQHGLRQERETKR from the coding sequence ATGTCCGGTACCTCGCTTGGTGCGGTCGTGGTCGGGGTGGACGGCTCGGACTCCGCGATGCAGGCGGTGCGGTGGGCGGCAGCCGAGGCGGCGCGACGGAACCGCGAGCTGCGGCTGGTGCACGCGCTCGACGATGCGCCCGCGGCCTACTACCTGCCATCGCCGATGCGCGAGGACCTTCGCGCCGACCTGCGTCAGCGGGGCGAGGCGCTGCTGGCCACCGCACATGCGGTTGCGCGGGAGGCGGTACCAGGGCTGTCCCCCCGGGTTGAGCTGCGGGAAGGGCGGGTGGCCGAGGCGCTGCGCGAGGCCACGGAATCGGCCGCCCTGCTGGTCCTCGGCACGGAGGGGCTTCGCCCGCTGGGCCGGATGCTGGTGGGTTCGGCTTCGGTAGCGCTGGCCGCGCATGCGGCGTGCCCGGTGGTCCTGGTTCGCGCGCACGTTGGTGATGAGCAGCCACCCGTCTCCGGTCCGGTCGTGGTCGGGGTGGATGGTTCGCCCGCCGGTGAGCAGGCCATCGCGATCGCGTTCGAGGAGGCGTCCCTGCGGGGCGCGCCGCTGGTGGCGGTGCACGTGTGGGACGAGACGTTCCTGGCCGCGGTGTTCGAGCAGACCCGGTTGCGGATGGACCTGCCCGCAGTCGAGGAACGGGCGTGGGAGCTGCTGGCCGAACGGCTGGCGGGCTGGCAGGAGAAGTACCCCGACGTCACCGTGCACCGGGAACTACGGCGCGGCGCACCCGCCGACGAACTGCTGGCCATGGCCGACCGCGCGCTGCTGCTCGTAGTCGGCAGCAGGGGCCGGGGTGGGCTGGCCGGCCTCTTGCTCGGTTCGACCAGCCAAGCGGTGATGTCCTACGCGCTCTGCCCGGTGATCGTGGCCCGCGGCACGACGGACCAGCACGGACTTCGACAGGAGAGGGAGACGAAGAGATGA